One part of the Vitis riparia cultivar Riparia Gloire de Montpellier isolate 1030 chromosome 8, EGFV_Vit.rip_1.0, whole genome shotgun sequence genome encodes these proteins:
- the LOC117920611 gene encoding pentatricopeptide repeat-containing protein At2g38420, mitochondrial has product MAMLRPPSFSKTNFLRKRRKWPLSPYKATWHETFHHHQAMQTLKNTIANQSPSPQSPSNSQFLSILIDSFRIYNSDPTPNAYRFVISTLTRSRQFHHLPPLLHRLEKVEKFETPEFIFINLIKVYGNANMFEDAVDLFFRIPNFRCVPSVYSLNALLYVLCKRREGLVMVPQILLKSQAMNIRLEESSFRILVAALCRIKKHNYAIRILNYMLNDGYAVDAKMCSFILSSLCEQKGLSGDEVLRFMEEMRKLGFYPGRVDCNNVIRFLVKEGMVMDALGVFDQMKTDGIKPDTVSYTMILNGVTADGDYEKADDLFDEMLVLGVVPDIHVYNVYINSLCKQNNIEEGVRMLASMRELGCKPDYVTYNMLLEGMSKVRDLGRMRELAREMELEGVQWNWETYRIMLDGLVGKGEIDESCSLLEEMLDKYFSCWCSTFDEIICELCQRGLVCKALQLVNKMVSQTIAPGARAWEALLLGSVEFSFAETILTELVNPIQIHPVRLPEHQP; this is encoded by the coding sequence ATGGCGATGCTTAGACCACCTTCTTTCTCAAAAACCAATTTTCTgaggaaaagaagaaagtgGCCTCTCTCACCCTACAAAGCTACATGGCACGAGACCTTCCATCATCACCAAGCCATGCAAACCCTCAAAAACACCATCGCAAACCAATCACCATCACCACAGAGCCCCAGCAATTCTCAGTTTCTCTCTATTCTCATAGACTCCTTCAGAATCTACAACTCCGATCCCACCCCCAATGCCTACCGCTTCGTCATCAGTACCCTAACCCGATCCCGGCAATTCCACCATCTTCCTCCTCTCCTCCACCGCCTTGAAAAAGTTGAGAAGTTCGAGACCCCggaatttattttcatcaatctGATCAAAGTTTACGGCAACGCCAACATGTTTGAAGACGCCGTCGACCTTTTCTTTAGAATTCCGAACTTTAGGTGCGTCCCATCTGTTTACTCTCTCAATGCTCTTCTCTATGTGCTTTGTAAGAGAAGAGAGGGCCTTGTAATGGTTCCTCAGATCTTGTTGAAGAGCCAGGCTATGAATATCCGGCTGGAGGAATCGAGTTTTCGGATATTAGTTGCTGCTCTTTGTAGAATAAAAAAGCATAATTATGCGATTCGGATATTGAATTATATGTTGAACGATGGGTACGCTGTTGATGCGAAAATGTGCTCTTTTATACTGTCGTCCCTTTGTGAACAGAAGGGTTTATCAGGTGATGAGGTTCTGAGGTTtatggaggaaatgaggaaacTTGGGTTTTATCCTGGTAGAGTGGATTGCAATAATGTGATTAGGTTTTTGGTGAAGGAAGGGATGGTGATGGATGCTTTAGGTGTTTTTGATCAGATGAAAACTGATGGAATTAAACCTGATACTGTTTCTTATACTATGATTTTAAATGGGGTTACTGCGGATGGGGATTATGAGAAGGCGGACGACCTGTTTGATGAAATGCTTGTACTGGGTGTGGTTCCTGATATTCATGTTTACAATGTTTATATAAACAGTTTGTGCAAGCAGAATAATATTGAAGAGGGAGTCAGGATGCTTGCTTCTATGAGAGAGTTGGGGTGCAAGCCTGATTATGTTACTTATAATATGCTCTTGGAGGGGATGTCTAAAGTTAGGGATCTGGGTAGGATGAGGGAGCTTGCGAGGGAGATGGAGTTGGAGGGTGTACAGTGGAACTGGGAAACTTACAGGATTATGCTTGATGGTTTAGTTGGCAAAGGTGAAATCGATGAGTCATGCAGCTTGTTGGAGGAAATGTTGGACAAGTATTTCTCTTGTTGGTGTTCGACATTTGATGAAATAATTTGTGAGTTGTGCCAAAGGGGATTGGTTTGTAAAGCACTGCAATTGGTGAACAAAATGGTCAGTCAGACCATTGCTCCTGGGGCTAGGGCCTGGGAAGCGCTACTCCTTGGTTCTGTTGAATTCAGTTTTGCAGAAACCATTTTGACTGAATTGGTCAACCCTATACAAATTCACCCAGTTAGATTGCCAGAACATCAACCTTAA
- the LOC117920612 gene encoding protein LURP-one-related 10-like, with product MEAIVLDFDNWVGQDRGDVLVRVASLHDQVRTKTNPNPKRSRFTFATYLLSMESSSNPPSANPVVVISPHFCSPNQVELAIVTKLLNLSEGSLAVTDMNGTFRFKVKGRVMSLRDRRILQDAAGNALVTLRRKIRTVHNKWLAFRGDSTAAKDLLFTTKLSYLPEGKSELNVFLAANTDEEVCDFEVKGSWMRRSCTVHAANSDVILAQMHKELDSLKFQSNVLGKDIFAVTVNPNVDFSFIVALIVIMDQTIE from the exons ATGGAAGCCATCGTTCTTGATTTTGATAATTGGGTGGGTCAAGACAGGGGCGATGTTCTAG TACGCGTCGCTTCACTCCACGATCAAGTTCGAACCAAAACCAATCCAAACCCGAAACGCAGTCGTTTCACATTCGCCACCTATCTGCTGTCTATGGAGTCTTCAAGCAACCCGCCGTCGGCAAATCCTGTGGTCGTCATCAGCCCGCATTTCTGTTCGCCGAACCAGGTGGAACTCGCAATCGTCACGAAGCTGCTGAACTTATCGGAAGGTAGCCTTGCTGTCACGGACATGAATGGCACCTTCAGGTTCAAAGTCAAGGGCCGTGTCATGAGCCTCCGTGACCGCCGCATCTTGCAGGACGCCGCTGGCAACGCCCTCGTCACCCTCCGACGCAAG ATCCGCACAGTACATAACAAATGGCTAGCTTTCAGGGGAGATAGCACGGCTGCCAAAGATCTCTTGTTCACTACAAAGCTGTCTTATTTGCCTGAAGGGAAGAGTGAACTTAACGTGTTCTTGGCAGCCAATACAGATGAAGAAGTCTGTGACTTCGAGGTAAAGGGAAGCTGGATGCGTAGATCCTGCACTGTCCATGCAGCCAATTCTGATGTTATCCTTGCCCAA ATGCACAAGGAACTCGACAGTCTCAAATTTCAAAGTAATGTGCTTGGAAAAGACATATTTGCTGTGACTGTGAATCCCAACGTCGACTTCTCCTTCATAGTTGCTCTTATTGTGATTATGGATCAGACCATCGAATGA